The DNA window GAAATCTGGTCCTGAACCGTCATGCGCATCTCGCTATTTTTCGAGTTCACGTCTAGCACCCTTGGAAGCAATCGAAAACGACAGTGAGCCGAGTGCCAAAGCCCCATGGCACCACAACTTGACCCGAGAGGATTCTTACGCGGAAACTCTTGGCGGCTCTAGTGtaatcagcagcagcaatctGACTACGGCAGCTGGTAGCTGCGTAGCAGAATACCGCAGCGTGCAGCGCAGGAGTACTGTAAAACGGAGCCGGCGCAGGCCGAGAGGGCCTCGTAGAAATAATCCATCGCCTAGTGAAAGCGACGACGATACAGTTGCTGTTGCGCATCGgaatcttcctcctcaacaaTCTCCCACACTCACAAGTCCAGACTGTTTGTCTATGAACATCCATAACAATAGTGATGGCCCCTCATCTGCCAACATTTCGCCGGATCTTCCCCTGCAATCAAAGCGATCAGCGACAGACTATGCTCAGAGTACACCGAAGCGATACAGGTTGTACAACGATTCCGAGGACGAGTTGGCAAAGCCCGGCACTTCTGCAGTCACAGAGACTCCCACAAGGCCCACCAGTGTTACAAAGCTAGTGTCCCGGTCTCCTTATTCACGAACTCAACGAGGAGAAATCAAACCTACCAATTTCGGGTCAGCCATGGAGCGCCGAAACTCAACACGCAGTGGGCCGAAAGTTGACGGAGTACTGCTAGTAGCTGCGGCATGTGGAAGAAGCACCTGGTCCGCTGGGAAGACTGATGAGCCCATCACGTTACATCTTGATTCCGGCCTGGCTCACCCATCCCATCAAGGTAGACAGACTTTCTCATGGCTTGAACTTTCCAAAAAGTCGATCCACGGTGTTAAACACAGCAATTCGCAGAGCCCCATTATTTCCATCCATCGCTCAAACACAGGTACGACCGTTGGTGGTAAGCTTGTGTTGAAGTTTAGCGACATTGCGAACGCCTCTATCTTCATCGCCTGGCTGCATGGGGTTGAACGTTTGAACGAGGTCAGCCCGTAAGTGCTTCACAAATAACATTGGTTTAACGGTTCAAGAAGAAAACTAACTGGTCAAAGGGTCGAATTGGAGAACACATTCTCAAAGGCGATGGGAGAGGCTAAATCGTTTGCGTCTAAATCAAAGAATTCCCCAGTCCCAATCTCGCCAGTTCCTTTCACAGCAAGCACACCTAGACCACCTCAGTCTTCCCATCGAAACCCATTTCAAGGAGAGCCCATATCTCCTCGGCGTCCAAAACTCAAGGATAGAATGCAGGGAGGCTTGCCTATTCTGCAGGAAGAAGCGAAGGAAGAAGTGAAAATGAAGACAGAGGATGTCGAGGATCCATTTTTGGAGTCAAGTCGGAAGCGCAAGCCTGAGACCCGGCAAACAAGAAAGTCTTCCCCAGAACCACTTCCTCTTTCATGGACAGCTCAGAACCCGGGTTGGGACAAGGACTGGCACAGGTCCTTGGTATACCCCCCAACTGGGAAGAACCGTGCAACTGTCGACAAGGAGGATATCATTCGACTAGATGAGGGGGAATTTCTCAACGACAACCTCATCAGCTTCTATCTTCGCTACCTGCAGGTTCAACTCGAAAAAGAGAGACCAGAAATCCTGGAAAAGGTATACATCTTCAACACCTTTTTCTTTGAGAAACTGAGATCCAATCGCGCCAAGATCAATTATGAAGGTGTTAAAGCATGGACTGCCAGGGTCGATTTGCTTTCATACGACTATATCGTGGTTCCGGTCAATGAGAATGCACACTGGTATTTGGCTATTATCTACAATGCCCCTCGTCTCCTTCCCAAGGAGGTGAAAGCGGAAATGAAAGCAGAAGCGTCCAAGAAAGACGAATCTTCAAGCCTACAGGATGCAATCATTGTTGAGGATAACGACCCAGCAGTGGAGGTTGCAGAGAATGTTTCTGTCAAGAAAGCGTCGCCCGTTGTGTCGTTGGATCATGAAGCCCCCAGATCAACCAGAAGCCAGGCAGCGACTGGCGATGGGGTTGTTCTTTTGGATAACGAGACTGTCAAGAATTCAGAGGCCCCCAACAAAACTAACAAGCGAAAGTCGACCGGAGGAAATCAGAAGTACAGTACTGATGAGCCCAGGATCATTACTCTCGACTCACTAGGCGCCGCACACGCGGCAACCTGCAAATGCTTGCGAGACTATCTAGTAGAAGAAGCGAAAGATAAGAAGGGCATTGATATCATGGACAGGCCTGGCGGCATGACTGCGCGGGGTATACCTGAACAAGATAATTACTGCGACTGTGGTGTATACGTCTTGGGTTACATGGAAAATTTCCTGAGAGATCCGGATGAGGCTGTTCGGAGACTACTTCAGAAAGAAGCTAGTCAGTGGGTTATCAAACCTCAGCAAATTCGCGCCAAGGTGAGGGACCTTCTCTTCGACTTCCAACAGGAGCAACATTTGCGGTTAGAGAGGGAGAAGGAGTTGAAGAGAAAACGAAGAGCAACAAAGGGGCCTGTCTCGTCACCACAGGTTGCCCCATCCTCACCCCAAGTACCCCAGAGAGCCCCAGAGACACCACAAGCCAATCATGGTCCCAAGAGCACGTTGGTGGACGACACTATTCCTGCAGAGAGTGAAGAACCTCCTCAAGCAGGTACTACATCGGCGTATTTTACAGTTGCTTCTCCTGAAGAGCCTCTTCGGCCACAAACACCCACAAGAAATGAAGAACCTTCCTTTGTCCAACCTTTAAGGGAGGGCTCGAGCAATGATTCTAAGATCTCTAGCTCAGGGGATGTCTTTCATTCAGCCCGCTCATCCCCGGTCGACACCTCGCAGCAAATGCTTCCTGATTTGACCACCGAAAGTCATTCGCCGCGCATTGAAcgaagcaggccaaagccaCCCTCAACACCCAATTTTGTACAGAAGTTATCGGAATCTCCTGAAGAAGCGGGCCCAACATCCATCTCTTCTACTGTAAAGATACATAGCTCGCCTTCAGTTGCTCTGGCTACGAAACAAAGGGCATCAGCGTCGCCAGCTGAAGGTAGCCCGAGTGTTTTTGGTGGAAAACGAATCGTTATGAAGAGCATCGAGGATACCTCTCATAGAGAGGCCCAGTACAATGGGGTCGAGCGTACCATCGATTTGACGGGATGAATTTGTCTGTCTTGATAGGCGGCATAGTGTTGTACAATTttgagaagaacaaagcATCATGGATAGAGAGGTCTTAGGGTGATGGTTTGTAATGAAGGATTAACATCATGTCAGGACGGGCACAGTACTCAAAGTGATGCACAAAATAGAAAAGGCACGTCGAGTGAGAAGattattaaagtctataCCAATCACAAAATTTTTCCATTTAACACCCGACTCCTAAAGGATCACCAACGGATGCTAGACCTAATTCCCTGGTGCTAATGATATATAACAGGTGGTGCGAGTCGCAGTCTCCGCCACGTCTATTTGTGGTTGTATCAAATATCTATTACGCTTCTTCATTCATCTTGCTCGGCGTCTGAGCTCTCGTTCGTGCCATTCACCACCATCTGCCGTTGTATCCGTGGGATCTCAAACACGACGCCTCCGTTTCGCCCGATCTTTGCAGGCGGGTTCCATCTGCCTAGTCGGTGTTCTTTTCCTACAGCCACAACCACGCAAAGGCCGTCCTTGCCTCTATCACCACGCTCGAAAAGATCGATATCATTGACAACGCCATTGATTGGGCCCTGGGCACTCTCCTCCATCGACTCATTTTCCTGGTCTTCAGGCTTGGAGAGAACCCCGCGGAACTCAATCTTGCGCTTGTCCTCGCTGAGTTGCCAAACTCGGATGTGGCCATCCCAGCTACCAGTAAGAATAACATCGGAGTAAGGGATGGTTCGGATGGCGGTGATCCAGCGGGGTGTAGGAGGGGGAACGATCTCAGGATCAGGGTTCTGTTCGGCCGATGCTTCTTTGGGATCCAAGGCTGGGTCGATGCCATGCGCGATGGGCTCAATGTATacaggcttcttcttctggacACTCCACAGTGCAAGTGCGCCATTGTCAGAACCAGTCACAAACAGATCGTCGTCGATCATGGCGACACGATCCATGCTACCCTCATGGAGCATGGAGCGCGCATTCACGCCGCTTGGTCGAGACTTCTTGTCAACAGCACCACCGCGGAAGACAAGCTGTGTCTCTTCGGCGACCTTCCACAAACGCGCAGTGCGGTCTCGGGCGCCAACACTGACACAGCGTTCTTGCGCAAGAGCATCGACGTCAAGGATTTCATCTTGATGGCCAAATAGCGACTCGACATAAGCCATCTCGTCCAGACTCCAGACCTTGACTGTGCGGTCCTTAGAACAAGAGTACAGTTGATTCGTCCCCCTGCGAAAGACCAATCCAGTCACGGAGTCTCGGTGATGTGTCCAGACCTTGATAGGCTTGAGGGTGTGAGCGTCGTAGATAATGAGCTTGTTATCTGCACCTCCAGTGGCTACATATTTGCCATCGGGAGAGGCTGCAACAGCGAGGATGCGGTCAGTGTGACGCTGGTAGTTTTTATCCTTTGACTTTCTTGTGTCGCCCTTCACCCATGCTTCCAGGGACGGCTGCTTCTTCGGGGGCGCCGGgggcttcttgggctttCGTCGTGTTGTCTGTGGGTATTGGTATTGAGGGAGGTCTTGCGCCTTCCATTTGTGTAGGTATAAGTCTTTGGTAGTGGTGTAGATGTATGGGTCGCATACGGCGATGGCGGTTACGGCGTTGGTGTTGCTTCGGAAGAAGGTGCGCGAGACGTTGTCAAAGGCGAATTCCGAGGCCAATTGACGGTATACTCTGCCCTTTCCCTCTGCTACATCCTCCTGGAGTCGCTCGGCAATCAGATCTCGGTCAATGTCGGCGGCGTCGAAACCAGCTTCGTCCACGTGCTCCTTGATGTTCTCGAGATATCGCTCTGCTAGTCGCAATCTCCTCTCGGCAGCGGTCTCgccctcttcatcatccgaCTCGTTGTCCTCCATTTCAACATCGCTGGCGACAGATGCGCTGTCAAGGCTTCCATCATCGTCTGAGTCGCTTCCAGAGATAGACTCGTCGTCTCGCTCGTCTCGCTCGTCTCGCTTTTTGGTGGGGCCGGCATTCTTCGAAGGTGCCTTTCCAGCAGATTTTGAAGCAGCAACTCTCTTTTTTGGTTGCTCTGAAGCCTCGGGAcgcttgcgcttcttctgCGCACCTGGTACTGTGAAAAAGGACGACATATTGGAACGTCGCGAACTTGGCTGGCTGTTCACGACTTTCACACCCGCCTTGAAGATAAATTTCTAGGcttagaaaaaaaaaagttgagcGACAGTGGATAACGGAAAATCCATTGGATCCCTGTAAGCCCAACTAGCAAATCAAAAGCCGGCAGCTGGGCCCAGGTTTTTCCGAATTTGGCGGTGGATATTGGCACAATCGAAGCCACTGCGAGAGAGCTCCCGGGTGAGCGTTGACGCGCGCAGCGCTACAGCCTAACGGGAGAGCTTGATTCACTGTACCTTCCATGAAGAAGGCTGAACAACTACCTTGACCAACTCCTCCACAACAACACATCTACTTCCCCCACTACACACCACACTATCGCCAACATGTAAGCTATATCTAGGCTGCAGCTACTACTTCAAAGTTACTAACATCGTATAACAGGGAGATACTCTTGGGAATTACTGGAAAGGACTTCACCATCATCGCAGCATCCAAGGCTGCGATGCGAGGTGCCACCATCCTCAAAGCATCTGATGATAAGACCAGAGATCTTAACAAACACACCCTTTTGGCATTCTCTGGAGAAGCCGGTGACACAGGTATTTCAATCAGCTTGCCAGTGACGGCAATCGCTTGTCGACTGGCCCCGCGATGACGACAGCTAACCCATAGCTCCTCAGTGCAATTCGCCGAATACATTCAACGAAATGCCCAGCTCTACTCGATGCGAAACGAGTCCGACCTATCCCCCTCTGCTCTTGCCCACTTCGTCCGTGGAGAGCTCGCTACCAGCTTGCGATCCCGAAAGCCTTACAATGTCAACCTGCTCATGGGTGGTGTTGACCCTATTACTGGCAAGCCATCCCTCTACTGGCTCGACTACCTAGCGTCGCTGGCCGAGGTTCCTTATGCTGCCCATGGCTACGCCCAGTATGTTGCCCCCGAAACATGTGTTCCAGAGAGACATATAATATGAACCAACGGGTCTGGA is part of the Fusarium poae strain DAOMC 252244 chromosome 4, whole genome shotgun sequence genome and encodes:
- a CDS encoding hypothetical protein (MEROPS:MER0011024) translates to MNNSRMRAINDQRPRSSMKIGQSAQTDRSDTSRDERSNKRIKKSGPEPSCASRYFSSSRLAPLEAIENDSEPSAKAPWHHNLTREDSYAETLGGSSVISSSNLTTAAGSCVAEYRSVQRRSTVKRSRRRPRGPRRNNPSPSESDDDTVAVAHRNLPPQQSPTLTSPDCLSMNIHNNSDGPSSANISPDLPLQSKRSATDYAQSTPKRYRLYNDSEDELAKPGTSAVTETPTRPTSVTKLVSRSPYSRTQRGEIKPTNFGSAMERRNSTRSGPKVDGVLLVAAACGRSTWSAGKTDEPITLHLDSGLAHPSHQGRQTFSWLELSKKSIHGVKHSNSQSPIISIHRSNTGTTVGGKLVLKFSDIANASIFIAWLHGVERLNEVSPVELENTFSKAMGEAKSFASKSKNSPVPISPVPFTASTPRPPQSSHRNPFQGEPISPRRPKLKDRMQGGLPILQEEAKEEVKMKTEDVEDPFLESSRKRKPETRQTRKSSPEPLPLSWTAQNPGWDKDWHRSLVYPPTGKNRATVDKEDIIRLDEGEFLNDNLISFYLRYLQVQLEKERPEILEKVYIFNTFFFEKLRSNRAKINYEGVKAWTARVDLLSYDYIVVPVNENAHWYLAIIYNAPRLLPKEVKAEMKAEASKKDESSSLQDAIIVEDNDPAVEVAENVSVKKASPVVSLDHEAPRSTRSQAATGDGVVLLDNETVKNSEAPNKTNKRKSTGGNQKYSTDEPRIITLDSLGAAHAATCKCLRDYLVEEAKDKKGIDIMDRPGGMTARGIPEQDNYCDCGVYVLGYMENFLRDPDEAVRRLLQKEASQWVIKPQQIRAKVRDLLFDFQQEQHLRLEREKELKRKRRATKGPVSSPQVAPSSPQVPQRAPETPQANHGPKSTLVDDTIPAESEEPPQAGTTSAYFTVASPEEPLRPQTPTRNEEPSFVQPLREGSSNDSKISSSGDVFHSARSSPVDTSQQMLPDLTTESHSPRIERSRPKPPSTPNFVQKLSESPEEAGPTSISSTVKIHSSPSVALATKQRASASPAEGSPSVFGGKRIVMKSIEDTSHREAQYNGVERTIDLTG
- a CDS encoding hypothetical protein (BUSCO:20250at5125), whose product is MSSFFTVPGAQKKRKRPEASEQPKKRVAASKSAGKAPSKNAGPTKKRDERDERDDESISGSDSDDDGSLDSASVASDVEMEDNESDDEEGETAAERRLRLAERYLENIKEHVDEAGFDAADIDRDLIAERLQEDVAEGKGRVYRQLASEFAFDNVSRTFFRSNTNAVTAIAVCDPYIYTTTKDLYLHKWKAQDLPQYQYPQTTRRKPKKPPAPPKKQPSLEAWVKGDTRKSKDKNYQRHTDRILAVAASPDGKYVATGGADNKLIIYDAHTLKPIKVWTHHRDSVTGLVFRRGTNQLYSCSKDRTVKVWSLDEMAYVESLFGHQDEILDVDALAQERCVSVGARDRTARLWKVAEETQLVFRGGAVDKKSRPSGVNARSMLHEGSMDRVAMIDDDLFVTGSDNGALALWSVQKKKPVYIEPIAHGIDPALDPKEASAEQNPDPEIVPPPTPRWITAIRTIPYSDVILTGSWDGHIRVWQLSEDKRKIEFRGVLSKPEDQENESMEESAQGPINGVVNDIDLFERGDRGKDGLCVVVAVGKEHRLGRWNPPAKIGRNGGVVFEIPRIQRQMVVNGTNESSDAEQDE
- the PCB4 gene encoding putative proteasome subunit beta type-4 (MEROPS:MER0002676~BUSCO:47575at5125); amino-acid sequence: MRGATILKASDDKTRDLNKHTLLAFSGEAGDTVQFAEYIQRNAQLYSMRNESDLSPSALAHFVRGELATSLRSRKPYNVNLLMGGVDPITGKPSLYWLDYLASLAEVPYAAHGYAQYYCLSILDKHHHPDITLHQGIKILTMCTDELKRRLPIDFKGMVVKAVKADGIIDIEFDDDKVVKCA